Within the Paenibacillus sp. AN1007 genome, the region TACTGTCCAATCTCGGGCACCCATTCCCAGGCTGAACCGCCGAAGGTAGATGTCAGGTCATTAGGGGGTGTTCCTTCAATCCCGTCCCGCCATACATAATAGTCATGGTACGGGTTGTCCTTCCCTTTTTTAGCTTCTTGAAACCAAGGATGTTCGTCAGATGTATGATTCAGGACCAGATCCATAATGATGCGTATGTCTCGTTTGCCGGCTTCATGAATTAAAGCCTCCATATCTTCCAGCGATCCAAACATCGGATCAATATCCTGGTAATCCGAAATATCATAACCATAATCATCTTGAGGAGACTTGCAAACAGGTGATAACCAGATCGCACCGATCCCGAGATGCTGCAAATAATCCAGCCGAGAGATAATGCCTCTTAAGTCGCCGATTCCATCTCCATTGCTATCTTGAAAACTGCGCGGATAGATTTGATAAACGACGGTCTCTTTCCACCATTCTTGCTGTTCCATGTTTCATTCCACCTCTCTGACGCTGCCTAAAGGCTGTGCCTACGGTTATTTTAGTAAAGTTTCAATGCGGTTGTATATTAAGATACTCACGGCTGCAATCTCATGGCAGGATGTTATTCCTTAACCGATCCAACAACGATCCCGGTTACAAAATACTTCTGAAGCAGCGGATAAATCAGCAGTAGTGGAATAACAGCAACGACGATCTTGGCTGCATTCAAATTTTTGTTGGATATCTCCGTAAGGCTGCTGAGCTCGCTGGAGTTCGTTCCGGCTTGGAGCAGATCCGCAATATTGACGTTAAGTGACTGGATATAGGTCATAAGCGGATAATTGCTTATTTTCGTCATATAGATCAACCCGCTGAAGAAGTCATTCCATGTACCCACGATACTGAATAAGGCCACTGTTGCAAGTGCGGGAATGGATACGGGAACGTACACTTTGAATAAGACCTGAAGCGGATTGGCTCCGTCAATGAAAGCTGCTTCCTCAAGTGCTTTAGGAACGGCTGAGAAGAAATTCATGACCAGAATGACACTGAATATGGGTACTGCTCCCGGCAAAACAAGTGCCCAGATTGTATTCAGCATGTCCAGATTTTTAATCAGCAGGTAGCTGGGAATCATACCGCCGCTGAACAGCATGGCAAAAATCATAATGTTCATATAAATGTTTCTGCCTTTGAACTCTCTTTTGGATTTGGACAACGGATACGCCATTAGAATAATCAAAATCATGTTCAGCGCAAGCGAGAGTGCCACACGAAGAATGGATATGCCGAAGGAGCGCCAGAACTGGGCATCATCGATAATTCGGGTATACGCAGCTGTTGTAAAATGAACAGGAACCAGACCGACGGCGTTCGCGGATACCGCTTCGCTGCTGCTGAAGGAAATCGCAACAATATTCCATAACGGCAGAAGGCAGATCAGCGCAAGCATAATGACGATGGCATAGATGCACACCCGGCCCATTCGATCTTTGAAGTTTGCGGAATATGACACAGACGTTTGCCTCCTTAGAATATTTTACGATCGGTATATTTTTTGGCGAGCTGATTGGCAGACAGCAGCAGGACGATGCCGATTACGGATTTGAACAGACCTACAGCCGTTCCGAAACTGTACTGTCTTCCGACCAGGCCAATCCGATAAACATAGGTATCCAGAATGTCACCTGATTCATACACCACCGGATTATAGAGATTATAGATTTGGTCAAAACCGGCGCTTAATATATTCGTCAGACTCATCACACCCATGAGCAGAATAATAGGCAGCATGCCTGGCAGCGTAATATGCCATACTTTTCTCCACCAGCTGGCTCCATCCATACCTGCAGCTTCATATAAGCCTGGATCAATGGACGTAATGGCTGCCAGATAAACGATGGAACTGTAGCCGAATTCCTTCCACACATCCGTCCCAATAATCAGCGGCTGAAACCATGTGTTGCTGCCTAGAAAATTAATGTGCTGCAGTCCAAAAAAGGTCAGGATCTGATTCACAATGCCATCCAGACTGAACATATTAACAACGACGGACGCGAGCACGACCCAGGACAGAAAGTGCGGTAGATACACGATCGTCTGGACTGATTTTTTAATCGTTTTCATCCGAATTTCATTAAGCAGTACGGAGAAAATGATCGCCATTATTGTGCCGATCAGAATCTTGCCCAGAGCGATCACCAGTGTATTGCTCACCACTTGGGCAATATCCGGCAGCTTGAACATATAGACAAAATGTTTTAACCCTACAAATTCGGAGCCGAACATACCTTTGGCAGGAATATAGTCTTGAAAGGCCGTAATCACACCAACCATCGGTACATAGCTGAATACAAGCAAAAACAAAATGCCCGGTATCATCATCATATGGTACATCGTACCTGAGCGGATGCGGCCATTAGTCTTGTATAATCGTTGTTTCATGAACTATTCTCCTCTCCTTATGAAGAAAGGCTGCGCATTCGGATTACGCGCGCAGCCCTGCAGCTATCCATAGATGATTATGGTTTTGCGCCGATCTCGGCTTCGATTTCTTGAATAATCTGCTCACCGCCTTGTTTCTTCCAATTGCTCACGAATGTGTCGAAGTAATCGAGTGGTTCAGAACAGGTTACAATTTTGATAAATGATTCCTGTTCCAGCTTGGTCAGGTTAGCCCATGTCTGTTTCATGCTTGGGGTCGTTCCCGAAAAAGCAGGAGTCATCCACACGAACTTGTCTTCTTTGGTCAGCTTGTCGATCAGTCCCACACCGTTAATGCGTGAGTGATATTTCGACCAAGCTGTAGTGTTATCCGTGTCCATATCACTCAGATATGTTTTGATGCTGCCAATATTGTTTTTGGATTCGGTTGTACGAACCTCATCCAGGCTGATCTCTCCCTTAATCCCGCGCACAACGTCCGAATAATCGTCCAGCAGCGATGTCGCCGAGTTAACTTCAATATTGAATGGGCGGGTAGAACCGTCCACGCCGGTCTCTTGATACTTGGCCGCTTCCGGCATCGTTGTGGCCACGTCTTTGTCATTGGCCAGCTTATCGTAGAACAGGTTCAAAATTTTCACCGCAAGTTCGGGATGCTCGTATCCTTTTCTCACCACAATAAATTGATTGGAAGGATTAGCATGTGCGATGTTAACCTTACCATCTGCATCCTGCAGTGCATAAGCTGAAAATTTGGCGTTTTTATCCATCTGTTTGACGCTGATCAATCCCCAGTCAGGAATATGCCAAGGTCCGAAGGCAATGCCGCTCTGCCCGTTTGCATACAGCGCGGTAATATCGTCAAATGTACGAGTTCCGAATTGAGGGTCGATGATGCCTTCTTTGAACCAGTCTGCCATAATTCCGAGCAGCTTCTTCGTTTCTTCTGTCGTTGAACCGTAGAGGATTTTACCGTCGTCTCCTCTCATCCAATACTGCGGAAATGCCTGCTGCGTTGAAGCTGCTCCCAGCATCGTATACGCAGAGCCGTTGTAATCCGTTGTATTCAACGTGTTAACAAAAGGAATACCGACCGGATTGCCGGATTGTCCCGGATCTCTTTTCAGGAATTCCTGTGTCGTTTTCTCTACCTCTTCCAGTGTTATGGCTCCGTCTCCATCGGCATCAAGCTTGATGCCAAGCAGATCCACCCAGTCTTGGCGAACCCAAACCATCGTTGGCGCAGAATCCAGAGAAGTCGCGGGAAGTCCCATCAAACGCCCGTCAATCGTTGCGTTGTCCAACGCACGACCATCGTAGGAATCGTAAATTTTCTTAATCTCATCCGTGGCATATTGATCATAAATGGTTGTTAAATCCTCGATCAGATCATTGTCAACCAGTTCCTTGAGCTCATCTTTGGAATCGACACGCATCATATCGGGCAGTTCCCCGGATGCAATCGCAAGCGAGACTTGGCGGCTGTAATCCTCACCATTCGCTTCGAACTGATCTGTGATTTTGGCATTGAAGGTGTCTTTGACCAGCCGGGTATAGGCGTTGTTCTCATACGTATCTCCCGCGGGCAGCTTTGGATTAGCCGTGGTCACTCGTCCCATCGTTACGTTTATTTCGTCTTTATACGCACTGAATGGATCGCCCGGTGTTACTTCATATTTGCCTGCTTCCTCTGCAGTAGGAGCTTCTGTCTTGGCTCCACATGCTGCCAAGGCAGCAACCATCAAAGCAGACATCGACAGCACAGCTAAACGTTTGGTGAACAGATTGCTTCTTATCGATCGTTTTGTTCTCATCTTGTTAGATTCCCCTTCAATCTGATTTCGTTTTTTGTGTACGCTTTCATTATAAGGTGGACTCCGTTCCTCCCGGGATAGGGATTACACGCCCCTTTAGATAGATTAATGTTAACAGTTCTCAGGTGGAATTCCCTTATACCATTCGCCTGTGAACATTCGTCCTACCTGCTGTCATCCATTTGTCTACCCGCCCCTGTGTTTACATTTGAAAAGAAAAGCCGGCAGCTCCTTGGTTAAGGATACTGTCGACCTGTAAAGATGACCTCGCTTATCATTTTGAAATTTTAAGAACGTAATGAATCCTCTGTATCCGATCTGTTACTTCGTTTCTCGCCAGCATGTCGATATTCGCTTGGCAGCAGACCTGTCATTTCACGAAAAATCCGGCTGAAATATTTCTCATCCGTATACCCGACTTGCTCCGCAATCCAGGAGATGGTGTGATGTGTACTGACCAAATATTCTTTGGCTTTCTCTACCCGAACAAACCGGGAATAATCATTAAAGGTGCGTCCCATCAGCTCTTTGAAGCATTGACTGAAATAACTTCGGCTGATGTTGAGCTGTTGTGAAAGCTCGGAAGCAGTATGTGCTTGTGTCAAATCATGCTGTATGATAATCACTGCATTTTTTACAGCCTCTATAATTTCAGGTGAATACGCCTGCTGTTGATCAGCCTTCCGAATATTGGCTGCCGTCTGCTTGATCCAGTCCTGCACTTCGTGCCAGGAATGGAATGAATGGATCATGGCGATTTTACCGAGTGAGGTGTGGGCAAATAAGCGATTCCACTCCATGACAATGAAATAAAGCAGCCCTGTTAGCTGCGCTTTCTGCAGCTGCAGTGCTTTAAATTGAGCAATAAGCCGGTGATAGTCCTGTTCTCGGTGTGCCCAGGCTGTTTGGAACCAGCTTTGCTTCATTCGGTCCAGTTCTTCATCCAGGGGTTCTTCTATCTGCTGGTGCTCATCCTTCATCGTAAGATGCATGACTTGCTGATCGGGAGAGTAAGCGTAGAATAACGCCGTCTCCGTGTAATTCATAATCCAGTTTTTGATCTGCGACCACGTTCGCCCCTGTACATCAGACAGCACTAATAGTGTGCTGTTTGGAGCTTGAAGCTGTGTTTTCTTAACCCGTTCATACACCTGCTCTTCCTGTTCCTTACGTGCTGCCCACATCCAGCTGTTCCGTTCAATTTCCCATCGAACCTCAGAATGGTCAGTCGAATGCAGGTGATCGCCCCACGACGGTTCGGATTTGCGATCCTGTGATATAAGAGCATACACGGTTGAATAATGAACATTCGTTTCATCGGGCGAAGGAAGTTGGCGAACGGTCTTGGCTGATCCGCCCATCCGTGTATGGATGCGCTGCAGCACATGCTCGAACTGCTCTTTTTCCAGCTGCACTTTAGCGATATAGTCGATTGCGCCCAGCCGAAGTGCTTCCTGGATATAATCGAAATCCTGATGCAGGGTTAACACCACAATATGAAGCTCCGGATAGAGCTGCTTCGCGGCTCTCATCAGTTCAATGCCGGACATCACCGGCATCGCCAGATCCGTCAGCATCAGATCAACGGGATGGGATTGCAGAAATTCCAGCGCTTTCTGTCCATTGCTCGCTTCCCCTATAACCTCCATATTGAATTCATTCCATGGCATCGCTGAGCTGATGCCTTTGCGTACCAGTTTATCGTCATCAACAATCAATACTTTAATCATGATGAGTGTCTTCTCCTTTTATAGGCAGTTTCAACAGCATACTTGTCCCCGTTCCCGGTTCACTTTGAATGACCAGCTGTGCTTGATCGCCATACTGGGCCTGCAGCATACGATGAACATAATTGAGTCCAATGCCCATTCCTACCTTTTCCTGTTCGGCTTCTCGGTTGTTCAGCAGTTTCTGAATCGCTTCCTCACTCATGCCTGAGCCGTTATCCTCGATCAAAATGTTCAATGTCGACGTATAGGTGACCTCGATCTGAATAAATCCATCATCGCTCAGCCCATGATAGAGCGAATTTTCGACCAGCGGCTGCAGAATGAAGCGGGGTACGGGAATCTGAAGTACCTGTTCATCTGCGGTAATGCGCACATCGAATTCAAAATCATAGCGAATCTGCTGTAGAATCAAATACTGCCTTAACGCATCAAGTTCTTCCTGCATGGTGGAGACCTGCCCCAATTTACCAAGGTTGTAATAGAGCAGCTTGTTCAGTGCCTGCACCAGCTTGTCAATCTCTCCTTGTCCGTTCATTACTGCCAGCCAGTGCACTGTATCCAGTGTATTCATCAGAAAATGTGGATTGATCTGATAGAGCAGCTTCTCTACCTCCAAGTCGGCACGGATCTTTTCTTTCTGCTGCACTTCCGTAAACAAGTCACCAATCTGGTGCTGCATATTGGAAAACTCGCTGAGCAGAAAATCAAACTCGGGAATCTCCGTACGAGCCTGACTGCCTGTCGTTTGCGGATTACTCGACATGCTGTTGATCTCGGAATGAAACAGACTGAGAGGTCTGTACACCATCTTCCACAGCAGCCACGCAAGAAATACGGTAAAGCCTAGGAAAAATAAAGCAACCAGCAGAATCCGGACCAGCCATTGATTTTTCTCCTGTTGGTATTGATTCTGTGAAATGACGGATACAACACTCCATTTTTGCGGAGAACTGGTCTTGAACCAGTGGTATCCTCGCGATATTCCGTCTTGGGCAGACGCTCCTGTTAAGGTGTTGAAATTCTCTCCCACACGAATGGTCCCTGGGATTTCGCTGTAGACGGTGTTTCCTTCGGCATCAAGAATGAGATGGGATACGGTAGTGTTGTGCTGATTGGCACCAAGAATATCCTCCGTCAGACGGAAGCCGGATTCAACATAAATATACACATCTTCTCTGCCTGGCAGCTTTACCTTTCGCATGGCGGACAGAACAAGCTCGTCATTGAACCGATTCATACTGATGTGCGGACTGTGATATTGGATGCCATAGGATTGAAAGAGAGCGGGCAGCGATTCGGGAGAAAACTGATCTTTGATCGGAAAATTACCGAATTGAGTTGTGCCTTCTTTTTGAAAATAATACAAGGTCAAACCGATATTAGGATTGGTGAACGTAACAACACTTAACTCACTCTTTAATTCGTCTCTCGCTTCGATTAATTCAAAAATATCAGAGGAGGGGTTCAGAAATTGCTGCAGTCTCTTGCCCGCAGTGCCGCTGTATGATAATTGCTGGGTCACGTGATTCAAGTTGGTGATTGAGTTTTCCAAAGAGGAGTTAACCTGCTGCAGACTGCTTCGGATGCCATCATCAATTTTATTGGCGAAAATCGAATCGATCGTATAATACGAAATGGCAAAAATACTGATAAAGGGGATAAACGCACTGAGGAAAAACAACAGAAAGATTCTTTTCTTTAGTGTCATGTTGATATTCTCCTTGCTAAATGAAACAGCAAGCCTCCTGCTGCGGAAGCTTGCCTTTGCTTTCATAATTATAAAAGGTTATCTAAATAAGTCAAACGCTTTCACGCCGAATCGAAATTTATCTCGATGGCATTAAACAGAAATGGCTTCCCCTCCAAATAGCGCCGGATAATCGCTTGGGCATAGGGGTACTACGCCAAGAGGAAATCCGCTCTGCTGCTGTATGATGTATTTATAAGTCAACATAACTTACAGCGATCGAATTAGGACCTGTATGGGAGCCGATGACACATCCGCCCTCAATAATGATGATTTCTTTAAAATGGTTGGCTTGCAGCAGAGATGCATGCAGCTTTTCAGTCATTTTCTCAGCAAAAGTCTGAGCGATTACGAGTACGTTTGGACAGATCTCATTTTTCCGTGTAACAATCTTTTGTACAACCCCGTCCAAGGCTTTCTCCATTTTCCCGCGGTACTTCTGTATGGAGCGCACCTCTCCCTGGATGATATTCAGTACAGGTCGCACTCTGAGTACATTACCAATCAAATGTTGTAAACTGCTCACCCGTCCGCCTTTATATAGATAATCCAGTCGGTCCACTAGAACCTCAATATGGACTTTCTCTCTTACATTCTCGATATCTTGAATGACCTGCTCAAGCGAATGTCCGGCTTCAAGTGCTTGCGCTGCCCGTATAACCAACATGGCATAGCTCGCAGATAAGTGCATCGAATCCACGATATGAATTCGACCAGCCGGAAATTCAGATGCTGCAATATGTGCATTTTGATTGGTGGAAGACACCTTGGATGACATACTGATGAACAAGATTTGATTGCCTTCGTTAAGCTCTCTTTCGAAGACAGGAACAAAATCGGAGGGTGACGGTGCGGCTGTTTTGGGATTGATCCCTTCTCGATCCGAACGTTGGTATAACTGTCCTGTAGTGATTTCTATGTTATCCTTATATGATTCTGTGCCCATAACGACATATAGAGGTACAACACTGATATTGTACTTATCCATGAGTTCTTTTGATAAATCTGATGTGCTGTCAACTATTATTTTAATGTTCTGATTCATTTTCATAGTTACATCAATCCGATCTTATAGGATTTTGAAGCGATAAATAAAAAAAATAATATCATTTGATAATAAAGTATATCATTTTATGATGTGAGTCAAATTTACTAAACAGATCAGGGATAACGCAGCCAGATGTTCACATGGATGTGATCAGCCTCACATACCAGGTATGCAGCTCATTCCGATTGGGGACTAATATGTTTAACCAGATCCGTCAGCTTGGTTGTAAATTCTTTAACCATTTTGGGAATCGTTTCATCCGTTCTTGTGATTCTGCCCAATATAGCTGTACCGTCCGAGCTGAACTGATGTATAGGAACGGTGACTAACTGCTCCTGATAGATGGAAGACAACGCAGTTACGATAAAGTCGGGAGCAATAGTAACTGCATTTCCCTTAACAACCATCTGACACAGAGCATCTGTGTTATTGGTGATCAAAGATATACGGTTACCATCACTGGCAGACATTAAATGGTGCGCTATTTGTTCGATATGTTCATCTTTATACAGAACAAACACCTCATTTTTCAATACTTGAGGAGATATCGTTTTGTAGAAACGCAGGGGCGATTGTGTATTCATGATTAACACAGCACTGCCTTCAACAATAGGGACCCATTCCAATGAAGTATTCTGCTGGCTTCTACTGTAAGAAAGCAATCCCATGTTGGCGTATCCATCCTGAACGTGTTTTATTACGGTTTGGGTATCTCCTTCGATCATCTGAACTTTAAGTGCGGGATACGTATGCATAAGTTCTAACGTAGCTTGAACCACTTGAGGAACCAAACCTGGAATGGTGGAGATCGTGATGCTCTCGATATGTTCTTCTTTAAGGCTTAGCAATTCGTGATGCATATGATCTAAGTTGTTGAGTATAGCTGCGGCATGCTGCAGCACGAGCTCTCCTTCTGCTGTGGGAACAACTCCCTTTTTGGTACGATGAAAGATAGTGGTGTCTATCTCTTCTTCCAATTGTTTAATGGACTGACTGATCGTTGGAACTGTCAGATGATGAACACTTGCGGCCTTTGTAAACGAACCCCACTGTGCAGCAGATATCAGATATTGCAGCTGTGAAATATTCATTCTATCCTCCATATCTTTAAATATTTATTTAGGATACAAATTATATTTAAATATCATTTATGATTATATTCAAGTATTCTTTATACAGGAGGTTGATATTATGCGAAGCATACGAAGTTTTCTAGTAGAAATGCTGCTGAAGATGACGAAACAAAAGCTTGATG harbors:
- a CDS encoding extracellular solute-binding protein — encoded protein: MRTKRSIRSNLFTKRLAVLSMSALMVAALAACGAKTEAPTAEEAGKYEVTPGDPFSAYKDEINVTMGRVTTANPKLPAGDTYENNAYTRLVKDTFNAKITDQFEANGEDYSRQVSLAIASGELPDMMRVDSKDELKELVDNDLIEDLTTIYDQYATDEIKKIYDSYDGRALDNATIDGRLMGLPATSLDSAPTMVWVRQDWVDLLGIKLDADGDGAITLEEVEKTTQEFLKRDPGQSGNPVGIPFVNTLNTTDYNGSAYTMLGAASTQQAFPQYWMRGDDGKILYGSTTEETKKLLGIMADWFKEGIIDPQFGTRTFDDITALYANGQSGIAFGPWHIPDWGLISVKQMDKNAKFSAYALQDADGKVNIAHANPSNQFIVVRKGYEHPELAVKILNLFYDKLANDKDVATTMPEAAKYQETGVDGSTRPFNIEVNSATSLLDDYSDVVRGIKGEISLDEVRTTESKNNIGSIKTYLSDMDTDNTTAWSKYHSRINGVGLIDKLTKEDKFVWMTPAFSGTTPSMKQTWANLTKLEQESFIKIVTCSEPLDYFDTFVSNWKKQGGEQIIQEIEAEIGAKP
- a CDS encoding carbohydrate ABC transporter permease; the protein is MSYSANFKDRMGRVCIYAIVIMLALICLLPLWNIVAISFSSSEAVSANAVGLVPVHFTTAAYTRIIDDAQFWRSFGISILRVALSLALNMILIILMAYPLSKSKREFKGRNIYMNIMIFAMLFSGGMIPSYLLIKNLDMLNTIWALVLPGAVPIFSVILVMNFFSAVPKALEEAAFIDGANPLQVLFKVYVPVSIPALATVALFSIVGTWNDFFSGLIYMTKISNYPLMTYIQSLNVNIADLLQAGTNSSELSSLTEISNKNLNAAKIVVAVIPLLLIYPLLQKYFVTGIVVGSVKE
- a CDS encoding histidine kinase, with protein sequence MTLKKRIFLLFFLSAFIPFISIFAISYYTIDSIFANKIDDGIRSSLQQVNSSLENSITNLNHVTQQLSYSGTAGKRLQQFLNPSSDIFELIEARDELKSELSVVTFTNPNIGLTLYYFQKEGTTQFGNFPIKDQFSPESLPALFQSYGIQYHSPHISMNRFNDELVLSAMRKVKLPGREDVYIYVESGFRLTEDILGANQHNTTVSHLILDAEGNTVYSEIPGTIRVGENFNTLTGASAQDGISRGYHWFKTSSPQKWSVVSVISQNQYQQEKNQWLVRILLVALFFLGFTVFLAWLLWKMVYRPLSLFHSEINSMSSNPQTTGSQARTEIPEFDFLLSEFSNMQHQIGDLFTEVQQKEKIRADLEVEKLLYQINPHFLMNTLDTVHWLAVMNGQGEIDKLVQALNKLLYYNLGKLGQVSTMQEELDALRQYLILQQIRYDFEFDVRITADEQVLQIPVPRFILQPLVENSLYHGLSDDGFIQIEVTYTSTLNILIEDNGSGMSEEAIQKLLNNREAEQEKVGMGIGLNYVHRMLQAQYGDQAQLVIQSEPGTGTSMLLKLPIKGEDTHHD
- a CDS encoding response regulator translates to MIKVLIVDDDKLVRKGISSAMPWNEFNMEVIGEASNGQKALEFLQSHPVDLMLTDLAMPVMSGIELMRAAKQLYPELHIVVLTLHQDFDYIQEALRLGAIDYIAKVQLEKEQFEHVLQRIHTRMGGSAKTVRQLPSPDETNVHYSTVYALISQDRKSEPSWGDHLHSTDHSEVRWEIERNSWMWAARKEQEEQVYERVKKTQLQAPNSTLLVLSDVQGRTWSQIKNWIMNYTETALFYAYSPDQQVMHLTMKDEHQQIEEPLDEELDRMKQSWFQTAWAHREQDYHRLIAQFKALQLQKAQLTGLLYFIVMEWNRLFAHTSLGKIAMIHSFHSWHEVQDWIKQTAANIRKADQQQAYSPEIIEAVKNAVIIIQHDLTQAHTASELSQQLNISRSYFSQCFKELMGRTFNDYSRFVRVEKAKEYLVSTHHTISWIAEQVGYTDEKYFSRIFREMTGLLPSEYRHAGEKRSNRSDTEDSLRS
- a CDS encoding DegV family protein; amino-acid sequence: MKMNQNIKIIVDSTSDLSKELMDKYNISVVPLYVVMGTESYKDNIEITTGQLYQRSDREGINPKTAAPSPSDFVPVFERELNEGNQILFISMSSKVSSTNQNAHIAASEFPAGRIHIVDSMHLSASYAMLVIRAAQALEAGHSLEQVIQDIENVREKVHIEVLVDRLDYLYKGGRVSSLQHLIGNVLRVRPVLNIIQGEVRSIQKYRGKMEKALDGVVQKIVTRKNEICPNVLVIAQTFAEKMTEKLHASLLQANHFKEIIIIEGGCVIGSHTGPNSIAVSYVDL
- a CDS encoding ABC transporter permease subunit; this translates as MKQRLYKTNGRIRSGTMYHMMMIPGILFLLVFSYVPMVGVITAFQDYIPAKGMFGSEFVGLKHFVYMFKLPDIAQVVSNTLVIALGKILIGTIMAIIFSVLLNEIRMKTIKKSVQTIVYLPHFLSWVVLASVVVNMFSLDGIVNQILTFFGLQHINFLGSNTWFQPLIIGTDVWKEFGYSSIVYLAAITSIDPGLYEAAGMDGASWWRKVWHITLPGMLPIILLMGVMSLTNILSAGFDQIYNLYNPVVYESGDILDTYVYRIGLVGRQYSFGTAVGLFKSVIGIVLLLSANQLAKKYTDRKIF
- a CDS encoding LysR family transcriptional regulator, translating into MNISQLQYLISAAQWGSFTKAASVHHLTVPTISQSIKQLEEEIDTTIFHRTKKGVVPTAEGELVLQHAAAILNNLDHMHHELLSLKEEHIESITISTIPGLVPQVVQATLELMHTYPALKVQMIEGDTQTVIKHVQDGYANMGLLSYSRSQQNTSLEWVPIVEGSAVLIMNTQSPLRFYKTISPQVLKNEVFVLYKDEHIEQIAHHLMSASDGNRISLITNNTDALCQMVVKGNAVTIAPDFIVTALSSIYQEQLVTVPIHQFSSDGTAILGRITRTDETIPKMVKEFTTKLTDLVKHISPQSE